A genomic region of Spirochaetota bacterium contains the following coding sequences:
- a CDS encoding DUF3781 domain-containing protein — MRYQDEIIKNICYTELVYGRINKKLDVQFSKKQIEEFIYKILIETEECFFSKKGKNFYIVNKENNVRITINSNTFRIITADRII; from the coding sequence ATACGTTATCAAGATGAGATTATAAAAAATATATGTTATACCGAACTTGTTTACGGAAGAATCAATAAGAAACTTGATGTTCAATTTTCAAAGAAACAAATTGAAGAATTCATTTATAAAATTTTAATAGAAACCGAAGAATGTTTCTTTTCAAAGAAAGGAAAGAACTTTTATATCGTAAATAAAGAGAATAATGTCAGAATAACTATAAATTCAAATACTTTTAGAATTATTACCGCAGACAGGATCATTTAG